One part of the Sphingopyxis sp. PAMC25046 genome encodes these proteins:
- a CDS encoding DUF885 family protein, whose product MAGGAALFSASNAAAQAEVQQLGADFWAWRATTQPATSDDIPRIVRPQSWTPDWSPAAVAVQQKRLAAFEAEWKALADKPQTVGETVDYRLVGSALSRVRWELDHVAAWRRQPHFYVAQALNPIFEVLLPPPPLERARIDDVIRLLGNAPATLAAGKANLTDMRGPFVDAALHQIADVPASLDGMVAGIDPHATPAQRRELKDAKDKAVVAFADFAAFLKAKRAGLSEITAVGRDSYRYFLGSVALYPYSPEELLVMGRQEWARSVLFEELERNRNAGVAELPIGRSIEAVTAKLDADELKVRAFLREKNLLTVPDWAGHYNAQPFPAYLAPIGWLGRTFDLTSQARVGQDATVYLPEPSPKLGYFNLSIARDPRPIIVHEGVPGHFFQLTLGWKHPNPLRRHYYDSGANEGTGFYAEEMMLQAGLWADAPKTREIIYNFARLRALRVEVDVKLALGEFSIAEAADYLEKMVPMDRTTAEEEAIFFAASPGQAISYQIGKMQTAEFLAEARVREGKAFDLKRFHDYLWQNGNVPVALQKEEYLAMVSGK is encoded by the coding sequence ATGGCCGGCGGTGCCGCTCTGTTTTCGGCGTCGAATGCGGCGGCGCAGGCCGAGGTGCAGCAGCTCGGTGCCGATTTCTGGGCGTGGCGCGCGACGACGCAGCCGGCGACGAGCGACGATATCCCGCGCATCGTCCGGCCGCAGAGCTGGACGCCCGACTGGTCGCCTGCAGCGGTCGCGGTACAGCAGAAGCGGCTCGCAGCGTTCGAGGCGGAATGGAAGGCGCTGGCGGACAAGCCGCAAACGGTCGGAGAGACGGTCGATTACCGCCTCGTCGGATCGGCGCTGTCGCGCGTGCGCTGGGAACTCGACCATGTCGCGGCCTGGCGCCGTCAGCCGCATTTCTACGTCGCGCAGGCGCTGAACCCCATCTTCGAGGTGCTGCTGCCGCCGCCGCCGCTCGAGCGCGCGCGGATCGACGATGTGATCCGGCTTCTCGGCAACGCACCCGCGACCCTTGCGGCGGGCAAGGCGAACCTCACCGACATGCGCGGCCCGTTCGTCGACGCCGCGCTGCACCAGATTGCCGATGTGCCGGCGAGCCTCGACGGCATGGTCGCGGGAATCGACCCGCACGCCACACCCGCGCAGCGCCGGGAGCTGAAGGACGCGAAGGACAAGGCGGTCGTCGCTTTTGCCGATTTCGCCGCCTTTCTGAAAGCGAAGCGCGCCGGGCTTTCCGAAATCACCGCGGTCGGGCGCGACTCCTACCGCTATTTCCTCGGCAGCGTGGCGCTCTACCCCTATTCGCCCGAGGAACTGCTCGTGATGGGGCGGCAGGAATGGGCGCGTTCGGTGCTGTTCGAGGAACTCGAGCGCAACCGCAACGCGGGCGTCGCCGAATTGCCGATCGGCCGCTCGATCGAGGCGGTGACCGCGAAGCTCGACGCCGACGAACTCAAGGTGCGGGCGTTCTTGCGCGAAAAGAATCTGCTCACCGTTCCCGACTGGGCGGGGCATTATAACGCGCAGCCGTTCCCCGCCTATCTTGCACCGATCGGCTGGCTGGGGCGCACCTTCGATCTGACCAGTCAGGCGCGGGTCGGGCAGGATGCGACGGTCTATCTTCCAGAACCGTCGCCGAAGCTGGGCTATTTCAACCTGTCGATCGCCCGCGATCCGCGGCCGATCATCGTGCACGAGGGCGTGCCGGGGCATTTTTTCCAGCTGACGCTCGGATGGAAACACCCCAACCCGCTGCGCCGCCATTATTACGACAGCGGCGCTAACGAGGGCACGGGCTTCTACGCCGAGGAGATGATGCTCCAGGCTGGCCTGTGGGCCGATGCGCCCAAGACCCGCGAGATCATCTATAATTTCGCGCGGCTGCGGGCACTGCGTGTCGAGGTCGACGTCAAGCTCGCGCTCGGCGAGTTCAGTATCGCCGAGGCGGCCGATTATCTGGAAAAGATGGTGCCGATGGACCGCACGACGGCCGAGGAAGAGGCGATCTTTTTCGCCGCGTCGCCGGGACAGGCGATCAGTTACCAGATCGGCAAGATGCAGACGGCGGAATTCCTCGCCGAGGCGCGCGTCCGCGAAGGCAAGGCGTTCGATCTCAAGCGCTTTCACGATTATCTCTGGCAGAACGGCAATGTTCCTGTTGCGCTCCAGAAAGAGGAATATCTGGCGATGGTGAGCGGAAAATAG
- the bfr gene encoding bacterioferritin translates to MKGDEKVIDFLNEALKNELTAINQYWLHYRMLDNWGVARLAAFEREESIDEMKHADKLADRILFLGGLPNFQLLGRLRVGETVEEILKADLAVEEEAIPLLKDAIAHCESVRDYVSRDLFADILESEEHHVDELEKQFEMIERMGIENYIQLQSKPASDD, encoded by the coding sequence ATGAAGGGCGACGAAAAAGTCATCGATTTCCTTAACGAGGCGCTCAAGAACGAGCTGACCGCGATCAACCAGTATTGGCTGCACTATCGCATGCTCGACAATTGGGGCGTCGCGCGCCTCGCCGCGTTCGAACGCGAAGAGTCGATCGACGAGATGAAGCACGCCGACAAGCTCGCCGACCGCATTCTCTTCCTCGGCGGCCTCCCCAACTTCCAGCTGCTCGGCCGCCTGCGCGTCGGCGAAACGGTCGAGGAAATCCTCAAGGCCGACCTTGCGGTCGAGGAAGAAGCGATCCCGCTGCTCAAGGACGCCATTGCCCATTGTGAAAGCGTGCGCGACTATGTCAGCCGCGACCTCTTCGCCGACATCCTCGAAAGCGAGGAGCATCATGTCGACGAGCTCGAAAAGCAGTTCGAGATGATCGAGCGCATGGGCATCGAAAATTATATCCAGCTCCAGTCGAAGCCCGCCAGCGACGACTGA
- the purS gene encoding phosphoribosylformylglycinamidine synthase subunit PurS: MKVNVYVTLKPGVLDPQGKAIHHALEGLGFGGVSDVRAGRFIELDVADGTSDADLDAMCAKLLANTVIENYRIERP; the protein is encoded by the coding sequence ATGAAAGTGAATGTCTATGTGACGCTCAAGCCGGGGGTGCTCGACCCGCAGGGCAAGGCGATCCATCATGCGCTCGAAGGGCTGGGTTTCGGCGGCGTATCGGACGTGCGCGCCGGCCGTTTCATCGAGCTCGACGTCGCTGACGGCACGAGCGACGCCGATCTCGACGCGATGTGCGCCAAGCTGCTCGCCAACACGGTGATCGAAAACTACCGCATCGAACGGCCGTAA
- the purQ gene encoding phosphoribosylformylglycinamidine synthase subunit PurQ has protein sequence MKTAVIVFPGSNCDRDMAVALEAVTGKAPAMVWHRESELPDGVDFIALPGGFSYGDYLRSGAMAARSPILRAVSDAAGRGVPVLGVCNGFQVLTEAQLLPGALMRNAGLNFVCRTVPLTVENSQSLFTAGYRAGEEIDIPVAHHDGNYFADAATLDRIEGEGRVAFRYADGVNGSARNIAGVLNDAGNVLGMMPHPERAIDRAHGGTDGLRLFEAALGALA, from the coding sequence ATGAAGACCGCCGTCATCGTCTTTCCGGGTTCGAACTGCGATCGCGACATGGCGGTCGCGCTCGAGGCTGTCACGGGCAAGGCGCCCGCGATGGTGTGGCACCGCGAGAGCGAATTGCCGGACGGGGTCGACTTCATCGCGCTCCCCGGTGGCTTTTCCTATGGCGATTATCTGCGTTCGGGCGCGATGGCGGCACGGTCGCCGATCCTGCGCGCGGTTTCGGACGCCGCCGGGCGCGGCGTGCCGGTGCTCGGTGTGTGCAACGGCTTTCAGGTGCTGACCGAGGCGCAGCTGCTGCCCGGCGCGCTGATGCGCAACGCGGGGCTCAACTTCGTCTGCCGTACCGTGCCGCTGACGGTCGAGAACAGCCAGTCGCTGTTCACCGCGGGCTATCGGGCGGGCGAGGAAATCGACATCCCCGTCGCGCATCACGACGGCAATTATTTCGCCGACGCGGCGACGCTCGACCGGATCGAGGGCGAGGGGCGCGTGGCGTTTCGTTACGCCGACGGCGTCAACGGATCGGCGCGCAATATTGCGGGTGTGCTCAACGATGCGGGCAATGTGCTCGGCATGATGCCGCACCCCGAACGCGCGATCGACCGCGCGCATGGCGGAACCGACGGGCTACGCCTGTTCGAGGCGGCGCTCGGCGCTCTCGCCTAG
- a CDS encoding TonB-dependent receptor, translating into MDMKRVAAVRAGLRGGSALLLSMAVMGSAMAQEPIAEDGGAIVVTGSRIPRPDVESNSPVNVIGQDEIKYSATVETEQLLNALPQAVAGAGAQSNSGNGSATVNLRNLGAVRTLVLQNGRRIVGASQDGVVDLNMIPPSLVQRVEVVTGGASAVYGSDAMAGVVNFVTKDDFEGFEIGGSYGLSDEGDAERYNVDLTVGGNFADGRGNIVFHGSYYDRAMVKGAARDHAIEYFADAIVDGKPVLVPAGNGVTPQGTIFSPQLVGLTDPYGNTIGTAGIFFADEGWRAYRTSDGFNDRPFTNIQMPMQRWQGSVIGHYDVTDDVTAFWEGSYVHSKINSTLGAVPMSSSGFIPGFQLDIRNPYLDPTLRDFLSTNMDADGDSLVPVNINRRLLDGGSRTSDQTRDFYRFVVGLKGDLTDRLKWEVFYNQGETKVTDVQGGGVLIDNFANGFLTDPNDPYKCAIADADCVVLNPFGLNSLTPDMINYIYTDLTNITTIRQKQVGASLTGSLFTLPAGDVGISIGGEYRKESSAFDPDQLYVQGKALSRSAGLSPTAGSFDVAELYGELYVPILADMPGVELLAFEGGLRFSDYSTAGSVWSYKLGGEYSPFRGLKFRGLYQRAVRAPNVVELFSGATNTAPQALDFCNAGPDRTQQERDFCVNSLGIPAAVIDVFQQENQQIRAITGGNPNLQEETSDTWSVGAVIRPEFIPNLQLTVDYYNIKIDDAIGSFGGGLQAVITACNSDLSLDNIFCQPLRNRTPDGQLYDVPLLNANIAKLEASGIDYRLDYRHSLGSVGSLSYYISGTYLIDAITQGSPIVNPVNCAGYIGGGSCSTANPKWRFTQRLTWEMDKLQLSLRHRFIGSTKDGRIAGAKASGAATPLLAVPETGDVHYFDLGANVDVRENFSLFANVDNLFDRDPPFYLYERETYDAIGRRFTIGFRANF; encoded by the coding sequence ATGGATATGAAGCGGGTAGCAGCTGTTCGGGCAGGATTGAGGGGCGGTTCAGCACTGCTCCTGTCGATGGCGGTTATGGGGTCGGCGATGGCGCAGGAGCCGATTGCCGAGGATGGAGGCGCGATTGTCGTTACCGGGTCGCGTATCCCGCGGCCCGACGTCGAATCCAACAGCCCCGTCAATGTGATCGGTCAGGACGAAATCAAATATTCGGCCACCGTCGAGACCGAGCAGTTGCTGAATGCCCTGCCGCAGGCGGTGGCCGGCGCGGGCGCCCAGTCGAACTCGGGCAACGGTTCGGCCACGGTCAATCTGCGCAATCTTGGCGCCGTTCGTACGCTGGTGCTGCAGAATGGCCGCCGGATCGTCGGCGCGTCGCAGGATGGCGTCGTCGACCTCAACATGATCCCACCTTCGCTGGTTCAGCGCGTCGAGGTCGTGACCGGCGGTGCGTCGGCCGTATATGGTTCGGACGCGATGGCGGGCGTCGTCAACTTCGTGACCAAAGATGATTTCGAAGGCTTCGAAATCGGCGGATCCTATGGCCTCAGCGACGAGGGCGATGCCGAACGTTATAATGTCGATCTGACTGTCGGCGGCAATTTTGCCGATGGACGCGGCAACATCGTTTTCCACGGCAGCTATTATGATCGCGCGATGGTCAAGGGCGCAGCGCGCGACCATGCGATCGAATATTTCGCCGACGCCATCGTCGACGGCAAGCCGGTACTGGTGCCGGCGGGCAACGGGGTCACGCCGCAGGGCACGATTTTCAGCCCGCAGCTTGTCGGACTGACCGACCCCTACGGCAATACGATCGGCACCGCGGGGATATTCTTCGCCGACGAAGGCTGGCGCGCCTATCGCACGAGCGATGGCTTCAACGATCGTCCCTTCACCAACATCCAGATGCCGATGCAGCGCTGGCAGGGGTCGGTGATCGGTCATTATGACGTGACCGACGATGTCACGGCCTTCTGGGAAGGGTCGTACGTTCACAGCAAGATCAACTCGACGCTCGGCGCGGTGCCGATGAGCAGTTCGGGCTTCATTCCCGGCTTCCAGCTCGACATCCGCAACCCGTATCTCGATCCGACGCTGCGCGATTTCCTGAGCACGAACATGGATGCGGACGGCGACAGCCTGGTCCCGGTCAATATCAATCGGCGCCTGCTCGACGGTGGTTCGCGTACCAGCGACCAGACGCGTGATTTCTACCGCTTCGTCGTCGGGCTGAAGGGCGACCTGACCGACCGGCTGAAATGGGAAGTCTTCTACAACCAGGGTGAAACGAAGGTCACCGACGTCCAGGGCGGCGGCGTGCTGATCGACAATTTCGCCAATGGTTTCCTGACCGACCCCAATGATCCCTATAAGTGCGCGATCGCCGATGCCGATTGCGTCGTACTCAATCCCTTCGGGCTCAATTCGCTGACGCCCGACATGATCAACTATATCTACACCGATCTCACCAACATCACGACGATCCGCCAGAAGCAGGTCGGCGCAAGCCTGACGGGGTCGCTCTTCACGCTCCCTGCCGGCGACGTCGGCATCTCGATCGGTGGCGAATATCGCAAGGAAAGCTCGGCATTCGATCCGGATCAGCTGTATGTCCAGGGCAAGGCGCTGTCGCGGTCGGCGGGTCTCAGCCCGACGGCAGGTTCGTTCGACGTCGCGGAGCTGTACGGCGAACTTTATGTGCCGATCCTCGCCGACATGCCCGGGGTGGAATTGCTCGCATTCGAGGGCGGCCTGCGCTTCTCCGATTACTCGACCGCGGGGTCGGTATGGTCGTACAAACTGGGCGGTGAATATTCGCCGTTCCGCGGCCTGAAGTTCCGCGGCCTTTATCAGCGCGCAGTGCGCGCGCCGAACGTCGTCGAACTCTTTTCGGGGGCCACCAATACCGCCCCGCAGGCGCTGGACTTCTGTAACGCGGGTCCCGACCGGACGCAGCAGGAACGCGACTTCTGCGTGAACTCGCTGGGTATCCCGGCGGCGGTCATCGATGTGTTCCAGCAGGAAAACCAGCAGATCCGTGCGATCACCGGCGGCAATCCCAATCTGCAGGAAGAAACGTCGGATACCTGGTCTGTCGGTGCGGTCATCCGCCCCGAATTCATCCCGAACCTGCAGCTGACGGTCGATTATTACAACATCAAGATCGACGATGCGATCGGCTCGTTCGGCGGCGGGCTGCAGGCCGTGATCACGGCCTGCAACTCCGACCTGTCGCTGGATAACATCTTCTGCCAGCCGCTGCGGAACCGCACCCCCGACGGCCAGCTCTACGACGTGCCGCTGCTTAACGCCAATATCGCCAAGCTGGAGGCGTCGGGGATCGACTATCGGCTCGACTACCGGCACAGTCTGGGTTCGGTCGGAAGCCTCAGCTATTATATTTCCGGTACTTATCTGATCGACGCCATTACGCAGGGCAGCCCGATCGTGAACCCGGTGAACTGTGCTGGCTATATCGGCGGCGGCAGCTGCAGCACCGCCAACCCCAAATGGCGCTTTACCCAGCGTCTGACGTGGGAAATGGACAAGTTGCAGCTTTCGCTCCGCCACCGCTTTATCGGCTCCACGAAGGATGGCCGTATCGCGGGGGCAAAGGCTTCGGGCGCGGCGACTCCCTTGCTCGCCGTGCCCGAAACCGGCGACGTCCACTATTTCGACCTCGGCGCCAATGTCGACGTGCGGGAGAATTTCAGCCTGTTCGCGAACGTCGACAATCTGTTCGACCGCGATCCACCCTTCTACCTCTACGAGCGTGAAACCTACGACGCGATCGGTCGCCGGTTCACGATCGGGTTCCGGGCGAACTTCTGA
- a CDS encoding DUF885 family protein: MRKAFVVAVTALIASTTSLTPLAAAGAAEQVSTLQATPPDGKGSYDELVTLFTAFNEWKTPKAIDGVIDYSPAAVEKRRAELRAFQARLPDFAVARWDRHKQVDYLAVRAQMDLADFTLNVTKPWARDPGMYVDELQRLAYTDVPLKGDALETFRTRLLAIPAYLAQARINLDSVAADYADLAIHSLTHGDGVGHGMPYRPVEPEGLIGWFADLHGRAAKQQPALLPEIEAAEQAIAGFRDWLVGARPSMTAPAGVGKPAYDWFLTNVRLMPYDSDQIVTLAQRELERHWANYTTERHRNRNLPELQLPRSAEEYEAQLAGTDAKIRKWLKDEEIITIPDYIPGTYQEVGFNAPWIVRPDGPMFWEQVQFRDASPDHLHATFPGHRFDGMTGKRVSHPIRRHISDSGRTEGWGFYLEENALQLGLFDDRPRTRELIYIFGLFRAARTIGDVKMQRNEMTVDQTMNFWKEWTPYLDDNVARVDAGIYIRRPPGYGMTYTIGAMQLQKLLVDRKRQLGDKFSIRDYHDYLMNTGRLPVSLLRYDLTGYDDEIKKLWLHEPLIADVSHKP; the protein is encoded by the coding sequence ATGCGCAAGGCATTCGTCGTGGCGGTTACCGCGCTGATCGCAAGCACCACCAGCCTTACCCCGCTCGCGGCGGCCGGCGCGGCGGAGCAGGTCTCGACCCTGCAGGCCACGCCGCCGGACGGCAAGGGCAGCTATGACGAACTGGTTACGCTGTTCACGGCCTTCAACGAATGGAAAACGCCAAAGGCGATCGACGGCGTCATCGACTATAGCCCCGCCGCCGTCGAAAAGCGCCGTGCCGAATTACGGGCCTTTCAGGCCAGACTGCCCGACTTCGCGGTCGCGCGCTGGGATCGACACAAGCAGGTCGACTATCTGGCGGTCCGCGCGCAAATGGACCTTGCCGACTTTACCCTGAATGTCACCAAGCCTTGGGCACGCGATCCGGGCATGTATGTCGACGAGCTTCAGCGACTTGCCTATACGGACGTACCGCTGAAGGGGGACGCGCTCGAAACCTTCCGCACGCGGCTGCTTGCGATCCCCGCCTATCTCGCTCAGGCCCGCATCAACCTCGACTCGGTCGCTGCCGACTATGCCGATCTCGCGATCCACAGCTTGACGCACGGCGACGGCGTCGGCCACGGCATGCCCTACCGCCCCGTCGAACCCGAAGGCCTGATCGGCTGGTTCGCCGATCTGCACGGCCGCGCCGCAAAGCAGCAACCTGCGCTGCTGCCCGAGATCGAGGCCGCGGAGCAGGCGATCGCCGGGTTCCGCGACTGGCTGGTCGGCGCGCGTCCCTCGATGACCGCCCCGGCCGGAGTGGGCAAACCGGCCTATGACTGGTTCCTCACCAACGTACGCCTGATGCCCTATGATTCCGACCAGATCGTCACGCTGGCTCAGCGCGAACTCGAACGGCACTGGGCCAATTATACGACCGAGCGGCACCGCAATCGCAACCTGCCCGAACTTCAGCTGCCCCGATCGGCCGAGGAATATGAGGCGCAGCTCGCCGGCACCGACGCCAAGATCCGCAAATGGCTGAAGGATGAAGAGATCATCACGATCCCCGACTATATTCCCGGCACCTATCAGGAAGTCGGCTTCAACGCGCCATGGATCGTCCGCCCCGACGGGCCGATGTTCTGGGAGCAGGTGCAGTTCCGCGACGCCTCGCCCGACCATCTTCACGCGACCTTTCCCGGCCACCGGTTCGACGGCATGACCGGCAAGCGGGTTTCGCACCCGATCCGCCGCCATATCAGTGACAGCGGCCGGACCGAAGGCTGGGGTTTCTATCTGGAAGAAAACGCGCTCCAGCTGGGGCTGTTCGACGATCGTCCGCGCACCCGCGAGCTCATCTATATCTTCGGTCTCTTCCGCGCCGCCCGGACGATCGGGGACGTCAAGATGCAGCGCAACGAGATGACCGTCGACCAGACCATGAATTTCTGGAAGGAGTGGACACCCTATCTCGATGACAATGTCGCTCGCGTCGACGCGGGCATCTATATCCGGCGTCCGCCGGGTTACGGCATGACCTATACGATCGGCGCGATGCAGCTTCAAAAGCTGCTGGTAGATCGCAAACGCCAGCTCGGCGACAAATTCTCGATCAGGGATTATCACGACTATCTGATGAACACCGGCCGCCTGCCGGTATCGCTGCTGCGCTATGACCTCACCGGCTACGACGACGAAATCAAGAAGCTATGGCTTCATGAACCGCTGATTGCCGATGTCAGCCACAAACCGTAA
- a CDS encoding prolyl oligopeptidase family serine peptidase, translating into MNKVGLLGMAGAALALVLASPPVVAQDRPVPVQGAANVAGTSLSIDELYRYKSLVGTTPEGYSWSADGGSVLFLWNDEGYSFRDIWSYSVKSGKKVRLTTLGQDSKPEAEAKGIAQAVALDRGRIAFTLGGQLHIREANGTIAKVETDKQAIRKLAVSPDGTRLAFISGNPVDMRNRVTLGGVLWVRDVAARAVNAARRVAGDADPKVYIEDFQWAEDGKAIAFQQSDDRAMPERDIFYNAKGELQNNRVVRAFPGDETTRATVGVVTLASGETRFYDRPDAKHHVWDYGLSGDGKRLFVSGSDMEAKEHTIYVYDVATGARETFYQLREPRHLRPDWKVAWAPGDDGLIIMTDRDGWLHLYHQRAAGGTPRQITHGKWEVEGFAVDRKAGQLYFTANESRLADRQIYRVPVAGGKMQRISGAAAGTHQPVYSPDFGHIADWYSNDTTPPELYLVDTAKPGRATQVTRSPQPEFYQQTWADIGYAEFPSHVDGTNLLARISLPANYDPAKRYPVIVGSVYSDAVRNQWGGRRAHPTWGIDQYFVAQGYIVLNVNIRGSWGQGRDHNQTQYHSYGETDINDLESGVRYLVEKGYADPKRVGIWGSSYGGLMTIMSLSKKPGVYAAGIAGAPATNVWHAYPSQMWIMGPPEGADMPARYEAQSALYQAKGIRDPLMIIHGTRDPVVLYSDTIALAEQMIQREQMFELVTLPGANHAWASDNLPQARFAFKKMIDFFDRNVKNRK; encoded by the coding sequence ATGAACAAAGTGGGTCTATTGGGAATGGCCGGGGCGGCGCTGGCGCTCGTGTTGGCATCGCCGCCGGTCGTGGCGCAGGATCGGCCCGTGCCGGTTCAAGGCGCCGCGAATGTGGCCGGAACGTCGCTGTCGATCGACGAGCTATACCGGTACAAGAGTCTGGTCGGCACGACGCCCGAAGGATATTCCTGGTCGGCCGACGGCGGCAGCGTGCTGTTCCTGTGGAACGACGAAGGCTACAGCTTCCGCGACATCTGGTCCTATTCGGTCAAGAGCGGAAAGAAGGTCCGCCTGACGACGCTCGGTCAGGACAGCAAGCCCGAGGCCGAGGCGAAGGGGATCGCGCAGGCGGTCGCGCTGGACAGGGGGCGCATCGCCTTCACCCTTGGCGGCCAGCTCCATATCCGCGAGGCGAACGGTACGATCGCCAAGGTCGAAACCGACAAGCAGGCGATCCGGAAACTCGCGGTTTCGCCCGACGGAACCCGGCTGGCCTTCATTTCGGGTAACCCGGTCGACATGCGAAACCGCGTGACGCTGGGCGGCGTGCTGTGGGTGCGCGATGTTGCGGCGAGGGCGGTCAATGCCGCGCGCCGCGTTGCGGGCGACGCCGACCCCAAAGTCTATATCGAGGATTTCCAGTGGGCCGAGGATGGCAAGGCGATTGCCTTCCAGCAGTCGGACGATCGCGCCATGCCCGAGCGCGACATCTTCTATAACGCCAAGGGCGAGTTGCAGAACAATCGTGTCGTCCGCGCGTTCCCGGGTGACGAGACGACCAGGGCGACCGTTGGCGTCGTGACGCTCGCGTCGGGCGAAACGCGCTTCTACGACCGTCCCGATGCGAAGCACCATGTGTGGGATTACGGCCTTTCCGGCGACGGCAAGCGTCTATTCGTCAGCGGCTCCGACATGGAGGCGAAGGAACATACGATCTACGTCTATGACGTGGCGACCGGTGCGCGCGAGACCTTTTACCAGCTTCGCGAGCCCAGGCATCTGCGTCCCGACTGGAAAGTCGCATGGGCCCCGGGCGACGATGGTCTGATCATCATGACCGATCGCGACGGTTGGCTGCACCTTTATCACCAGCGCGCCGCGGGCGGGACACCGCGCCAGATCACGCACGGCAAGTGGGAAGTCGAAGGCTTTGCGGTCGACCGCAAGGCGGGGCAGCTTTATTTCACCGCGAACGAGTCGCGCCTCGCGGACCGGCAAATCTATCGTGTGCCGGTCGCGGGCGGAAAGATGCAGCGGATCAGCGGCGCGGCGGCGGGCACGCACCAGCCCGTCTATTCGCCCGATTTCGGGCACATCGCCGATTGGTACAGCAACGACACGACGCCGCCCGAGCTCTATCTGGTCGATACGGCCAAGCCGGGTCGGGCAACGCAGGTGACCAGATCGCCGCAGCCCGAATTCTATCAGCAGACTTGGGCCGATATCGGCTATGCCGAATTCCCGAGCCATGTCGACGGGACGAATCTGCTCGCGCGTATCAGTCTGCCGGCCAATTACGATCCCGCCAAACGCTATCCGGTGATCGTCGGGTCGGTCTATTCGGACGCGGTGCGCAACCAGTGGGGCGGGCGGCGCGCGCACCCGACGTGGGGGATCGATCAATATTTCGTCGCGCAGGGCTATATCGTTCTCAACGTCAACATCCGCGGGTCGTGGGGGCAGGGCCGCGACCATAATCAGACGCAATATCACAGCTATGGCGAGACCGACATCAACGACCTGGAGAGCGGGGTGCGTTATCTGGTCGAGAAAGGCTATGCCGATCCAAAGCGCGTCGGCATCTGGGGGTCGAGCTATGGCGGGTTGATGACGATCATGTCGCTCTCGAAGAAACCCGGCGTCTATGCGGCGGGGATCGCGGGCGCGCCGGCGACGAACGTGTGGCACGCCTATCCGTCGCAGATGTGGATCATGGGGCCGCCCGAGGGTGCCGACATGCCAGCGCGCTACGAGGCGCAGTCGGCGCTCTATCAGGCGAAGGGGATCAGGGATCCGCTGATGATCATCCACGGGACGCGCGATCCGGTCGTGCTCTATTCGGACACGATCGCGCTCGCCGAGCAGATGATCCAGCGCGAGCAGATGTTCGAACTGGTGACGCTGCCCGGTGCCAACCACGCATGGGCGAGCGACAATCTTCCGCAGGCGCGCTTCGCCTTCAAGAAGATGATCGATTTCTTCGACCGCAACGTGAAGAACCGGAAATAG
- a CDS encoding queuosine precursor transporter, with protein MTDSDATPAEPAHVSAGSIRHFRYYDLVMAAFVAVLLLSNIIGASKLSMVGGLTFGAGILFFPISYVIGDVLTEVYGYARARRVIWTGFAALLFMAVMSWIVLAMPPAQDWWCSGTETLALKSGIDAAGPGSVCQQTYESVFGAAWRIVLASMAAFWAGEFVNSYVLARMKLATEGRHLWMRTIGSTIFGQGVDSLIFYPIAFLGIWETEQVFLVLTTNWAMKVAWEAVLTPATYVVVGALKRREGVDVFDEGTDFNPFGAKV; from the coding sequence ATGACCGATTCCGACGCGACCCCCGCCGAACCCGCGCATGTCAGCGCCGGAAGCATTCGGCACTTTCGCTATTACGACCTCGTCATGGCCGCTTTCGTCGCCGTCTTGCTGCTCTCGAACATCATCGGCGCGTCGAAGCTGTCGATGGTCGGCGGGCTGACCTTCGGCGCGGGCATCCTCTTCTTTCCGATCAGCTATGTCATCGGCGACGTGCTGACCGAGGTCTATGGCTATGCCCGCGCGCGGCGGGTGATCTGGACGGGGTTCGCCGCGCTCCTGTTCATGGCGGTGATGAGCTGGATCGTGCTCGCAATGCCGCCGGCGCAGGACTGGTGGTGCAGCGGGACCGAGACGCTGGCGCTCAAATCGGGCATCGACGCGGCGGGCCCCGGCTCGGTCTGCCAGCAAACCTATGAAAGCGTGTTCGGCGCCGCCTGGCGCATCGTGCTCGCATCGATGGCCGCTTTCTGGGCGGGCGAGTTCGTCAACTCCTATGTCCTCGCGCGGATGAAGCTCGCGACCGAAGGACGCCACCTGTGGATGCGCACGATCGGCTCGACGATTTTCGGCCAGGGCGTCGACAGCCTGATCTTCTACCCCATCGCCTTTCTCGGCATCTGGGAAACCGAACAGGTGTTCCTCGTCCTCACCACCAACTGGGCGATGAAAGTCGCGTGGGAAGCCGTGCTGACCCCCGCAACCTATGTCGTCGTCGGCGCGTTGAAGCGCCGCGAAGGTGTCGACGTGTTCGACGAAGGCACCGACTTCAACCCCTTTGGCGCCAAAGTCTGA
- a CDS encoding (2Fe-2S)-binding protein, which produces MVVCVCNAIRESQLRDVARSGQLRCAKAAYAQLGRKPKCGQCLSFARNIISDAAATA; this is translated from the coding sequence ATGGTCGTCTGTGTCTGCAACGCAATAAGGGAAAGCCAGCTGCGCGATGTCGCGCGGAGCGGCCAATTGCGGTGCGCCAAAGCGGCCTATGCGCAATTGGGTCGCAAACCCAAGTGCGGACAATGCCTGTCATTCGCTCGCAATATCATCAGCGACGCCGCCGCGACCGCCTGA